The following proteins come from a genomic window of Lycium ferocissimum isolate CSIRO_LF1 chromosome 4, AGI_CSIRO_Lferr_CH_V1, whole genome shotgun sequence:
- the LOC132053794 gene encoding uncharacterized protein LOC132053794, producing MWDDLATKFLTRFFPPAKTARLRGEIMSFRQKNGENLYQAWERFKGLLRDCPHHHQTNEVLAHTFIESLDAQHKSSLDTVAGGQALDLSYEELFTLLNRFTQSTPDWQDDAASSSVRKAPGIFEVDNFTTLSAQIDAMRHRTREVRLASQVPQCMRWSNNSGNQKQNYQPTPAPQAPTNSIEEMMKKMMSDMQMMMLDQQKLIADNQNRDLAVRNLERQMGQIAGAQNTRPPGGLPSDTDVNPKPCNAVTLRNGRELEEVASKKTGRVEAEKEKIATERSEKKRSRHQMLKRPRGAVVSKPPPPFLQRLARQKEEATYKKFLDLLKQGIPKYAKYIKDIVAKRSRFIEYATVALTEECTSRIQNKLPIKLKDPESFTIEISIGTQVVARALCDLGASINLMPSSIFRKLGLGVPRPTTIVLQLADRSLARPEGIIEDVFVQ from the exons ATGTGGGATGACTTGGCGACGAAATTCTTGACAAGGTTCTTTCCACCAGCAAAGACCGCTCGCCTCCGAGGGGAGATCATGTCATTCAGgcagaaaaatggagaaaatttgTATCAAGCTTGGGAGAGGTTTAAGGGTCTTCTCAGAGATTGTCCTCACCACCATCAGACGAATGAAGTTCTGGCACACACATTTATTGAGAGTCTGGATGCCCAACATAAGTCATCACTAGACACTGTTGCAGGAGGGCAGGCTCTTGATCTAAGCTATGAAGAACTATTCACACTATTGAACAGGTTTACTCAGAGCACTCCAGACTGGCAGGATGATGCAGCTAGCAGTTCAGTTAGGAAAGCACCGGGCATCTTTGAAGTAGATAATTTTACAACATTATCAGCACAGATTGATGCCATGCGCCACCGAACTCGGGAAGTTAGGCTTGCGTCGCAAGTGCCGCAGTGCATGCG GTGGAGTAACAACTCAGGTAATCAGAAGCAGAACTATCAGCCAACACCTGCTCCTCAAGCTCCCACAAACAGTATAGAAGAGATGATGAAAAAGATGATGAGTGACATGCAGATGATGATGCTAGACCAGCAGAAGTTGATAGCAGATAATCAGAATCGCGATTTGGCTGTGCGGAATTTAGAGAGGCAGATGGGACAGATAGCTGGTGCACAAAATACTAGACCACCTGGAGGACTTCCAAGTGACACAGATGTGAATCCCAAGCCTTGCAATGCTGTAACTCTGCGAAATGGGAGAGAACTAGAGGAAGTGGCTTCAAAGAAAACTGGCCGAGTAGAGGCTGAAAAAGAGAAGATTGCCACAGAAAGAAGTGAAAAAAAGCGGTCGAGGCACCAGATGCTTAAGCGCCCACGAGGAGCCGTGGTTTCAAAGCCACCGCCTCCATTCCTTCAACGTCTGGCAAGACAAAAAGAAGAGGCTACTTACAAGaagtttcttgatttgcttAAGCAG GGTATTCCAAAGTATGCTAAGTACATCAAAGatattgttgcaaaaagaagCCGTTTCATAGAGTATGCCACGGTTGCACTTACTGAGGAGTGCACTTCTCGTATTCAGAACAAGTTGCCCATAAAATTGAAGGATCCCGAAAGTTTCACTATTGAGATTTCTATTGGGACACAGGTTGTTGCTCGAGCACTTTGTGACCTAGGTGCAAGTATAAATCTGATGCCTTCGTCTATCTTCCGGAAGCTAGGTTTGGGAGTGCCCAGACCAACTACTATAGTTCTTCAGCTGGCAGACAGATCATTAGCAAGACCCGAAGGCATTATTGAAGATGTATTCGTACAATAG